One genomic window of Arachis hypogaea cultivar Tifrunner chromosome 8, arahy.Tifrunner.gnm2.J5K5, whole genome shotgun sequence includes the following:
- the LOC112706830 gene encoding uncharacterized protein, with translation MEAAAEQGERESRTQMLTGTVLGIDHTDLFYRVCALCERTLSFPSGDDSDAPASSLCKFCHPHPASASSASKRLFRILMSVATETKVFSVICFDRVARVLFGCSADDFFHFAKLHPFCGVTVNEILEGEMFTMTLTKPLNGNARHLRLASAVPLSSTFQPIIQVLREYYTSSHTS, from the exons ATGGAAGCAGCAGCAGagcaaggagagagagaaagcagaacacagatgCTAACAGGCACGGTTTTAGGGATAGACCACACCGATCTCTTTTACAGAGTCTGCGCTCTTTGTGAAAGGACCCTTTCCTTTCCCTCCGGTGATGATTCTGATGCCCCAGCTTCTTCCCTCTGCAAATTCTGCCACCCGCACCCTGCTTCTGCCTCCTCTGCCTCCAAAAGACTCTTCCGAATCCta ATGTCGGTTGCGACAGAAACAAAGGTCTTCAGTGTCATATGCTTCGATAGAGTTGCCAGGGTTCTGTTCGGTTGTTCTGCAGATGACTTCTTTCACTTTGCAAAGCTCCACCCTTTTTGTG GTGTGACTGTAAATGAGATTCTGGAGGGAGAGATGTTCACTATGACTCTAACCAAGCCCCTCAATGGCAATGCTAGACATCTAAGGCTTGCATCCGCTGTTCCTTTGAGCTCTACATTTCAGCCCATCATTCAGGTTTTAAGAGAATACTACACATCATCACATACTAGTTAG
- the LOC112706829 gene encoding serine carboxypeptidase-like, producing MPFIFISTHSKTNIMASSSMLFFSLSTIFLFISPSFSSPTQTTTCPSGDSFTAESLIRGLNLFPKGSINRIESNTHLVPGKIVKKKLTFPYNLASSSSGTSVQDLAHHAGYYRLPRSKAARMFYFFFESRNKKEDPVVIWLTGGPGCSSELALFYENGPFQITKNLSLVWNEFGWDKASNILFVDQPIGTGFSYTSDDDDIRHDEAGVSNDLYDFLQAFFKEHPQFVKNDFYITGESYAGHYIPALASRVHQGNKAKEGIIINLKGFAIGNGLTNPEIQYQAYTDYALDRGLIKKSDYDSISKLIPSCKDAIKSCGTDGGDACMTSLYKCNAIFSRIMSIAGDINYYDIRKKCEGNLCYDFSNVETFLNEKTVRDALGVGDLDFVSCSSIVYDAMMQDWMRNLEVGIPALLEDGIQVLVYAGEEDLICNWLGNSRWVHAMEWSGQKEFEAASTVPFLVDGAAAGTLKSHGPLAFLKVNEAGHMVPMDQPKAALQMLTNWMQGKLTPKKGGANVSPK from the exons ATGCCATTCATATTTATTTCTACTCATTCCAAAACAAACATCATGGCATCATCTTCTATGTTGTTCTTCTCACTCTCCACCATCTTCctcttcatttcaccttcatTCTCCTCTCCAACTCAAACTACAACTTGCCCCTCAGGCGACTCTTTCACGGCCGAGAGCCTCATCAGAGGCCTTAACCTATTCCCTAAAGGCTCCATTAACAGAATAGAGAGTAACACTCATCTTGTCCCTGGAAAGAttgtgaagaagaagctcacattCCCTTACAatcttgcttcttcttcttctggtaCATCTGTTCAAGATCTTGCTCACCATGCAGGGTACTATCGCCTTCCTCGTTCCAAAGCGGCAAG GATGTTCTACTTTTTCTTCGAATCTCGCAATAAGAAGGAAGACCCTGTTGTCATATGGTTGACCGGAGGACCAGGGTGCAGCAGTGAGCTTGCTTTATTTTATGAGAATGGTCCTTTCCAAATCACAAAGAACTTGTCTCTTGTTTGGAATGAATTTGGCTGGGACAAG GCATCAAATATTCTTTTTGTAGACCAGCCTATTGGGACAGGCTTTAGTTATACTTCTGATGATGATGACATCCGCCATGATGAAGCAGGTGTTAGCAATGATCTCTATGATTTCTTGCAG GCATTTTTCAAGGAGCACCCCCAATTTGTCAAGAATGATTTCTACATCACTGGAGAGTCATATGCTGGACACTACATTCCAGCTCTTGCATCAAGGGTTCACCAAGGCAACAAAGCAAAGGAAGGAATAATAATCAATCTCAAG GGTTTTGCTATTGGTAATGGTTTGACCAATCCAGAAATTCAGTACCAAGCATACACAGACTATGCATTAGACAGAGGACTGATTAAAAAGTCTGATTATGATAGTATCAGCAAGTTGATCCCATCATGCAAAGATGCCATAAAAAGCTGTG GTACTGATGGTGGAGATGCATGTATGACTTCATTATATAAATGCAATGCCATATTCAGTCGGATAATGTCCATCGCCGGCGACATTAAT TACTATGACATTAGAAAGAAATGCGAGGGAAATCTGTGTTATGACTTCTCCAATGTAGAGACATTCTTAAACGAGAAGACAGTTAGGGATGCTTTAGGTGTTGGGGACTTGGACTTTGTTTCGTGCAGTAGCATAGTCTATGATGCTATGATGCAGGACTGGATGAGAAATCTAGAAGTTGGAATCCCGGCTCTTCTTGAGGATGGAATCCAGGTTCTTGTATATGCTGGAGAAGAAGATCTCATATGCAATTGGCTTG GGAATTCAAGGTGGGTTCATGCAATGGAGTGGTCAGGTCAAAAGGAGTTTGAAGCAGCTTCTACTGTCCCATTTTTGGTAGATGGCGCAGCAGCAGGGACTCTTAAAAGCCATGGACCTCTTGCGTTCCTCAAG GTGAACGAAGCTGGGCACATGGTTCCCATGGATCAACCAAAAGCTGCACTTCAGATGCTAACAAACTGGATGCAAGGGAAACTAACACCGAAAAAGGGTGGGGCTAATGTCTCTCCTAAATGA